In Rhodamnia argentea isolate NSW1041297 chromosome 5, ASM2092103v1, whole genome shotgun sequence, the DNA window TTAGCCAGAGACCCAATAAAGGAAAGAACAGTAAGAAAACTAGCAACCTATCATGTAGTGTCGAATAATTCTTAAGCATTGTTCAGAATGCTGATCCACTTTTACTCTCACTTGACGTTCCTGCTCCTCCAGAAGCAACTTCACAAGGTACCACAGAGTCGCCAACCTGCATGCAGAGCATATCGTGACAACCTCTTTTTGCGTCATACCTCGGCACAAAAACAAGCCGAGTCAAGATGTTACGGTTAATTCTCCTGAAAACTAACTCGATTCTTACCGGTTGGATCAGAAAACTCAAGTTGCCATGCGGACCTTCCCCTGCATCGTATGGAGCCCAGCAATCGGTTTGCTGTCCGGTGAGGAATCGATTCGCTTAGGCAATTTGGTACCAACCAGATTTCTTGAACCGGAAACCGGGTCTATCCGGATAGCTTCTCAGTACGACCTCTTGGTGTATAGCTGGTGTGTAACACCAGAGCGTCAGTCCATCCCCGGCGACTACATCAAGCAGCGGCCTCAGAAGCCATCTCAGGTGGTTGGTCGAGAATCGCATGAGGACAAATCCCATCCGAAGGTCTGATTTTGTCAACTCCTTCCTAAAGAGAAATGTCAGCTCCCCATTTTGTGGGTAGTAGAGAATCTTATCAGGCTGAGGAGTGTCCAGAGCACCCGCCATTGTTATCCTCTGTTCTCGGGTAGTATTATTACGGAATATGCGATGACTCGTTACGGGGTTCGGCTCTTCTATAGGTAGAAAGAGTTGCCATCCGTGTGAGCTCGCATTGCGCATGAAGACACTGGAGTGGAAACACGAAATCATGTTGCATGAGAAGGCGGGACTGACTCAGAAGCAGATGCATGAGGTAGTTTTAGCAACTACTCTGTCTTTGGTTTATGTTTTGTCATAGAGCGGACCAGATCGGATCAGGTCGGGTCGGATCCCAATGGCAACGACATGGCCAGGCTGAGTAGCACCGTTTCCTGAAAAATCAATTGCCATTCACTCCCAGTGCCTTCGACATAGATTCGCTTACAATAAAGAACTGTAATGAAACCTGTCGTAGATAAGAATCCCACATAAAATGAGTACTGAAAGGCATGGAAGTGCGTCGGGATAGCGAAACAGTTCTTCATAGGGACAACTATAGTACTATCCAAATAGCACATAAGGATATTCGTAATTAACGTACCAAGCACATTGAAATAGGCAATTCCCTAAAAAACTCCTAACTTTGAGCCAGTCTCAAATCTGCCCCGAATTGGTTTTTGTCTCAAGAAAAACCCCCAGCTCTAGCTCAAGTCTCGAATCTacctcgaactttttttgtccccGAAAAAGCCTCAATTTTTAGGTTCAGTCCAAATCATCCCcgaactttttgtttttgtcttagaaaaaattctcaactttaggtctagtccaaattttattatgtctaataaaaatcacaaacttctaatttattctcaaatctaaACCGTGGTCTAGTCCCAActtgacgtggcatttccaagtcgataaaaaattcacatcatcaaAATAGTAGGGCAATAATTATGGATCgatgtggcattttcacatgGATAACAAATTCACTCCAATACAAATtgttgaaattctccaaaatgaaaccattataggatatgaaaattggGGGCAAATAGCTAATGGGGGCAAATTTGATATTAGAGgaaaaattagtgattttttctttgacacaaaaaaatattcgggatagatttgggactaaacctaaagtCTGGGGTTTTTttcgtaacaaaaaaaaaatgttggggGTTTTATCTTAGACAAAAATGGGTTTAGGGCGGATTTGGGACTTGActtaaagtttgtgattttttctgagacaaaaaagttAGGATAGATTTtggactaaacctaaagttgtggggtttttttagggaattaaacccattgaaaaaagaaaaattttcaaataagagcatgaagtgcactcatatttcaaagaagaacttGATAAAAGGtgttttggtcatttttttttattttagttttctttcttttttctttccttcctttttatcGGTGGTCGGCCATACCGGCCACGGGCGAGTCGACCCTTGCCCACAGCGGGCGAGGGcgacgaccctcgccgaccgcaacaaagaaaaaaaaaagaaatgggaaattttgaatatttttttaaaaaaagtaaatgatgagaATGTTAATTgccaaacccttatttgagaaaataaggacacttcatattattatttgaaattgttccTCGAAATAAGCGGTTGGTCAGTTCATCCGATTTCGCGTTCTCCGTGGCACCATTCGACTTGCCTCCACTTTGAAAACGTCGCTGCTTGTCAACTTCTTCCTGAAGAGAAACTGCAGCTCCCCATTCTGCGGGTAGTTGAGAATCTTATCGGGCTGAGGGATCGAAACACCGGCCATCTTTGCCCTCTGATCTCAGAGTAGTATTATTTCGGCAATGGCCTTGCCAGGTTGAAAGACGAATCAAAGCGAGAAAGTGCTTGTACTTTGAAAGCCTGGGCGAATTTTCGAACCGCCGGATCGATTTAGCAGCAACCCACGATGCTTTGCACGCTTAAAGCAAAGTTATAAAGCAGGAAAACGCAGAATGCAACTTTGTTATCTAATTCTTCAGAGAATCATCGCTCGCATTACCATCAAATCGTAAAGCCAAAGACCCAAAAACTGAAAGAACAGAAAGAAAACTAGCAATCGATTATTTAGAGGTCGGATAATCTCTTAAGCGGTCGATCTTCAGAATCCTGATCCTCTTTAACTTGATGTTGCTGTTCCTCCCGAAGCAGATGCATGAAATTCCTCATCGGAGCCCCCAATCTGCATGCAGAGCATATCATGACAGCGTCATTTGTGTAATATCTCGGCACAAAAAATCTACCGAGTCAAATATGTCATGGCAAATTTGCAAGGAAACTAACTCGATTCCCAACCCGTTGGACCAGAAAGCCCAACTTGCCATGCGGACCATCCTCTGCGTCATATAGAGACCAACAATCGATTTGGTGCCCAATTCCAAATCGATTCACCTCGGCAATTTCATCCCAACCACCAGATCTCTGGAACCGGAAACTCGCCTCGTGTCCATCGAATGTTAGTACGACGTGGTGGTGTATAGCCGGCGTGTAACACCGGACCATCAGTCCATCCTTCATGATGGCATCAAGCACCCCCCTTGAAACGCCTATTAGGAAGTTGGTCGGCATTCGCGTGAGGATTAACCCCATCGCCAGGTCACTAATTGCCAACTTCTTCCTAAAGAGATACATCAGCTGCTTGCTTGTCAACTAGAGTTCAGAAAAATCTCAAGCGATTCACAAGATCGTCGACCCGTTAACGACCTCGAATCTCAGAAGACGTTGAGAGGGTTACGACATTGATTCCTCACATACTACAAGCAAACTGCAGAGCATTGGGCTATACCAGGTGTGTAATAAGCTAGTGCAACGAAACATATGAGACTGTAAGAATCGCTACTGCAATCCCCATCACTACGGTTGCCGTGGCATACTGAAATAGCAAGGCACGGAATGGCCTTACGACAGTAACATCGTCTGCCCGGCTATACGAGAAGGACCAAACTCAAAGATCTAAGGCATAACTTCATATGGCCTTTCGACCCGCATGTCGATGTTGCCGGTAAAAGCCAACTAAAGCCAACCTTTGGCGGCTAAAAGGAGAAGCTGCGAAGACAAGCTACATTCctccaaaataaaagagaaatgggGCCAGAAAGATGCAAGATGACAGCCACCTAAAACCTGCACAATCAAAAATTTCTCGGCATGCCGTGTTCATATGAGTTTCGCGATGCCTAAAAGCACACTCACGTTTTCCACAGATCTCCTCAAATAGCTTCAGTATCGAGTTATACAAATGCCGCCCTTAGTATCGTCATATCATCTCACAACGTCATGGTTTGCCAAACTGGATGGGCGGGTACCGTGAAGAAAATCTTGGCTTCATGAACCAATATGTAACTAGATTAAATCATATGCGAGCCTGGCTCTTGAACAGGGCAATTAACCAATATAAACCGAAGAAGCATTAATGGATTCGCTTTCTTCATGATTTCTCTGAACGCGAGTTTCGAATTTTTCGCGTGACCGAACTATTCTCAAATTCTCGGCTAGATTCTTTGGGATAATGCAGTTTTTCGTTTTCCTAATGTTCCAATTCACTGTCCCATTCTGGTTTTCCAATAATTGCAAATTCAACCCCATAATGCTTAGCCAAACTAGCATTTTCAATGGCTTCCTCCTGGCTATACTTCACGACCAATAGAGCCGATAATTTCAAACCTAACAGCCACCTTCGTGTGTGACGAGTATCATCATATACATAATGCTCAGAAAGTTTGAGGAAGTGGGCTGCAATGAACAATAGCAAATGGGAAAGACAGGACCCACAATAAGTAAACTGTGGCGAAATGATTTAGTCGAATCCGTCGTACATTCAATGGTTCAGATTAACAGATTTGCTCTTGATTCAGTCTTTGGCATCCTTTTTCGAGAGATTTAGAGTAAAGGTTGATCCAAAATATCCAAACTAATCAAGAATGTGCAGAGAGTATGATGACACAGGGTCTGAACAAATCCAAGAAACTGTCCAAGTCCCCGGTCTGCATAGGGGCAAAACAGCATGCTGCTgctcaaaagtgaagaaaaagacATGCCCATCTTTCTTGAAAGAATGCTGATGATGAGTATTCTGTTTTGTTGAGGTTTTTACATAATTGATTTGCTGATCACCTGCAATCCTGTTCACTCAAGTTTGAATTACCGGTATAAACTGCTGGATCGGGTCCAAACTCAGTGGAAAAGGCACAACAAGGTATCTGGAAGGATTGTTAAATGTTGTCCTGTTTTCATCTTTTACGATCGAAAGTAAATCCTGTGGCGATGTCATCTTCGGTTGAGTCCCCGTGCAAGGAAAGAACACTGAAAGAATTGGTGGAAGCAATCGTGAAACGtgacgaaaaagaaagaaaactcgGGGATACAACACCGCTTCTCGCACTCGAAGCAAGTTATGAAGCAGGGGAACTCCGGGATGCAAGTCCGTTACCTAACTCTTCAGATAATCGTCGCTTTATTTATCATCGACTTCTAAAGCCGAGGGCCCTCAGACTGAAAGAACAGAAAGAAAACCAGCAATCTATGATTTAGAATCGGATATTTTCTAGCATTTGTTCAGAATCCTGATCCTCTTTAACTTCCACTTGATGTTCCT includes these proteins:
- the LOC125315099 gene encoding uncharacterized protein LOC125315099; protein product: MVGIPLPQPDRILNYPQNGELKYLFRKKLTISDLAMGLILTRMPTNFLIGVSRGVLDAIMKDGLMVRCYTPAIHHHVVLTFDGHEASFRFQRSGGWDEIAEVNRFGIGHQIDCWSLYDAEDGPHGKLGFLVQRVGNRIGGSDEEFHASASGGTATSS